The sequence below is a genomic window from Streptomyces sp. NBC_00289.
GCGACGCCACCGCGGCGACCGGCTGGACGAAAGTCAGCAGCGTCTGGGGGCCACACCGTCCCGGACCGGCTCGAAGCGGTGGTGACAGGGCCGGGACGAGGGGTGCGGAGGTGCGGGCCGGGCCGCACCCCTCGTGGTGTCCTCCTGGCTGGGTCAGGGCTTGATGAGGACCTTGAGGCTCTTGCGGTCGGCCATGTCCTGGTAGCCGGCCGGGACGCCGTCGAGGTCGGTGGTGGCGTCGAAGACCTTCCCGGGCTCGATGGTGCCGTCGAGGATGTCGGGCATCAGTTCCTCGATGTAGGCGCGGACCGGTGCGGGTCCGCCGGCCAGGCGGATGTTGTGGCGGAAGAGGCTGCCGAAGCCGATCGGCGCCTCCTCGTACTGCGGAACGCCGACGCGGCTGATGACACCGCCGGGGCGCACGATGCCGAGCGCCTGCTCGTAGGCGGGCATGCCGCCGACGGCCTCCAGGACCACGTGCGTGCCGTGCCCGCCGGTCAGCTCACGGGCCGCCTCGATGCCTTCCTCGCCGCGGGCGGAGACGACGTCGGTGGCGCCGAACTCCCGGCCGAGGTCGGTGCGCGCCTGATGGCGCCCCATGAGAATAATTTGTTCGGCGCCCAGGCGCTTGGCCGACAGGACCGCCAGCAGGCCGACCGCGCCGTCACCGATCACGGTGACGCGGGTGCGCTCGTCGACACCGCCCGCCACCGCGGCGTGATATCCGGTGCCGAAGACGTCCGAGAGCGTCAGCAGGGACGGGACCAGGGCGGAGTCCGCCGCGACGGGGAGCTTGACGAGGGTGCCGTCGGCGAGCGGAACGCGGACCGCTTCGGCCTGACCGCCCTCCTCGGGCTCCATGTCCCAGAAGGTGCCGTGCTCGCACGACGTGTGCAGGCCCTCGCGGCAGAACTGGCAGGTGTTGTCGGAGATGGCGAAGGGCGCGACCACGAGGTCGCCCCGCTTGACGGTGGTCACCTGCGAGCCGGTCTCCTCGACGACGCCGATGAACTCGTGGCCCATCCGTGCCGGACCGTCCTCCGGCTTCATCGAGCCGTACGGCCACAGGTCGCTGCCGCAGACGCAGGAGGCGGTGACACGGACCAGCGCGTCGGTGGGCTGCTTGATGACGGAGTCGGGGACGTTCTCGACTCGGACGTCACCGGCGCCGTAGAGGAGGGTTGCACGCATGAGATGTTCTCCGATTGCTTGGTCGTACGTGTTCCGGATGGTTCCGGTCTGGTCTTCCTCGCTGCGGGCGAGTACCCCAGGCCGTGGTCGCACTCGTGGGGCCACCCTCTTCGGTTCTCCCGGGGCCGGCATCCTCGATGCGCTGGACGGGGGGTGCCGCTGATCGCGCAGCAGCGCGAACCGGCCCCGGATCCTGCCGACGGGTGCGGCGGCTCGGGTCGCGGACCTCACGCGCCGCGCGGGCCTAGAACGTTGTCGGGCAGTGCCTCGCCGGAGGTGGCGGCCCAGCTGGCCAGCAGCTTGAGGGCGTCCTCGGCGGGGGAGCCGGGTTCCGCGCTCATGGCGGCCAGGCTCAGGGAAGGTTGTGCGGGCAGTTGCAGGGAGTCGAAGGCGAGGGTGAGGTCGCCGACGACGGGATGGTGCACATGCTTGAAGCCGCTGTAGTGCAGGCGCACGTTGTGCCGAGCCCAGGCGGTACGGAACTCCTCGCTACGGGTGACCAGTTCCCCGATGAGGTCGGTCAGCCCCTTGTCGTGCGGATTGCGGCCCGCCTCCGTGCGCAGCAGGGCGACGGTGTTGTTCATCGACTCCTCCCAGTTCAGGCCGAAGAACTCGCGGCCGCCGGGGTCGAGGAACTGGAACCGTGCGATGTTCGCCGGTGGCTTCCGACCGTCGGCGAACAGCGGGGCGTACAGGGCGTAGCCGAGCCGGTTGGCGGCGAGGAAGTCGAGGCGGCCGTTGCGGACGAACGCGGGCGCGTCCGTCATGGAGTCCAGGATGCGTTGGACGCTCGGCGGGACCTGGGTCTGCTGCTGGGTGGGGCGGCGGCGTCTTTGCGAGGTGCTGTTGGCGGCGCGGGCCAGGTCATTGAGGTGGTCGCGTTCGGCTTCGTCCAGCTGGAGGGCGCGGGCGAGGGAGTCGAGGACCGCCTCGGACACCCCGGCGAGGTTGCCGCGCTCCAGGCGGACGTAGTAGTCGACGCTCATTCCGGCGAGCATCGCGACTTCCTCGCGGCGCAGTCCGGGTACGCGGCGATTGCCGCCGTAGGCGGGCAGGCCCGCTTGCCGGGGCGTGATCCTGGCCCGGCGTGAGGCCAGGAAGTCCTTGATCTCGTTCCTGCTGTCCACGCATCCCAGGCTAGGGCGAGGGCGGGGCCGGTGCGCTGTGGCAGGGGAGTACTGCCATTACCTGGAACAGCCTTACCTTCCCCGCCCGCCCGACGGGCGGGACCATCGATGGTGGCATGCGGGGACGGAGCCGACGCGCATCGCTGGTGGCCCTCAACACGGAGCTGCGGCGCCGAACCGCCGTCGGCAGTGGGCCGCGGCTCCCCCGGCCTCCGCTCCCTGTCCTTCCGCTCACCGTGAGTGAACGACCGGCGGTCGCGAACCGCCTGAACCACCACTGCAAGGAGTTTCACACCATGGCCAAGCAGACCGCACCGCAGGCCCTCGCCGCTGTGGCCCCCAAGCTGGTCGAGCTGACCGATGAGGTTCTCTTCGGGGACGTGTGGGAGCGCACTGAGCTGTCGCCGCGAGATCGCAGCCTGGTCACCGTCACCGCGCTCGCCGCGCTCTACCGCACCGAGCAGCTCGGCTTCCACCTCAAGCTCGCCCTGGACAACGGCCTGACGAAGGAAGAGCTCGGTGAGGCGCTGACGCACCTGGCCTTCTACGCCGGCTGGCCGACCGCCATGACCGCGGTGACCCAGCTGAAGAGCATCGCCGAGGAAGCCGAGAGCTCCGCCACCTGAACCGGCCGACCCGCCCCATCCGGTCCGCCACACCGCGCCACCCCGCGCTTCTCCTGGACCGCCTGGCAGCCGGACCACCCGACCCGCGACAGCAAGGAGCACAAGCACGATGGAACTGTTGAAGAAGCAGCCGACCGCCAAGCTGCCCGAGAAGTGGTTCACCGGGGACGCCTGGGCCGACGTCCTCTACCGCGGTGAGGAACCCTCCCGCACCCGGGCCAACGCGGTCCACTTCGCCCCCGGCGCCCGCACGGCGTGGCACTCCCACGGCCTGGGCCAGACTCTGTACATCATCGAGGGCATAGCCCTGATCCAGTCCCGCGGCGGGACCATCCTGGAGGCCCACCCCGGCGACGTCATCTGGACCCCGCCCGGCGAGGAACACTGGCACGGCGCCGCCCCCGACCACTTCATGACCCACATCGCCCTGTGGGAGACGGACGAGGTCGACTGGCTGCACCACGTCACCGACGACGAGTACGGCGGGCCGCACCACAACGCCGGCGCCTGACCGACCGGACGTCCGAGCGGACGCCGCCGGCGGCTTCGGCCGCCCGACCCCCTACCCCTGGCGCCACGGACGGGTTTCCGGGGCGCGGGCCGCTACGGGGGCGGTCAGCACCGCGCCCGACCTCGCCGTCGGGTGGGTCAACCCGTGCCGGGCCGTGGTGATCAGGATGCGGAAGTCCGTGGGGTGCAGGCACACGGAGGTGGGCTGCGGAGCGGGCACCGCCAGGGTGTGCAGCAGCCGCCCGTCGGGGTGGTAGCGGCGGACCTCTCCGCCGCCCCACACCGCGACCCACAGGCAGCCCTCGTCGTCGACGGTCATTCCGTCGGGGCTGCCCTCGTCGCCGCCGAACTGGAGGAAGGTCTCGGGGCCGGTGAGGTCGCCCGTGTCCGGGTCGACCCCGAAGCGGTGGACGGTGCCGGCGGCGCTGTCCGCGAGGTACAGCGTCGTGCCGTCGGCCGTGAACGCCGGCCCGTTGACGACGGTGAGACCGTCGAGCACGCGGACCACGGTGCCGTCGTGGTCCGTGCGGTACAACGAGCCGGCGCCGCGGGTGCCGTCGTAGGCCATGCTGCCGGCCCAGAAGCGGCCGGCTGGGTCCGTGACGCCGTCGTTCATCCGGCTGGGGACGCTGTTGTGGTCCTCGGGACGGTCCAGCCATTCCACTTCGCCGTCGGCGCCGATCAGCGCGATCCCGGTGCCCGCGGCGGCGATCCAGTGGCCCGGCCGGTTGCGTACGGGCGCCACGGCGCCGAGCGGCACGTCGAGCCGGGCCAGTTGGCGCGGGCCCTGGTCGGCGCCGTCGCGCAGTTCGAAGAGCCGTCCGGTCAGGATGTCGACGTAGATGTACCTGTCGCCGACCCAGCGGCCTCCTTCGGCCAGTTCGTAACCGCCGTGGACGGAGATCGTCGTCGGCTGTCGGGTGGTGGCGGATGCCATGGTCGATCTCCTCGGTCGGCGAACGCGGTCAGGCGAACGCGGTCAGGCGAACGCGTACGCCAATGCGGTCGGCGACCGTGGGCGCCCAGTGCGGTCGGCGACCGCAGACGCCCAATGCGGTCAGCGACCCCAGGACGCCCAGTGCGGTCGGCGACCGCGGTCAGCGAATGGTCGTGCCGTCGGGTCGGTCGAACAGGCCGAGTTCGTCCTTCGTCGGCAGGCCTTCCCAGTCACCCCGGGTGGCCACGGCGAAGGCCGCGGTGGTGACGGCTCGGTGCAGGCGGGCCTCGAGGTCCGCGCCTTCGAGGAGTGCCGACAGGTATCCGGCCACGAAGGCGTCGCCCGCGCCGACGAGATCCACGGCGTGGACCTGCCGTGCCGCGCGGTCGGCCGTCCCGTCGGCGGTGAGGCTGGTCGCTCCGCGCGCACCGCGCTTGATGACCACCTCGGTGACGCCTTCGGCCAGGAGACCGCGCACGATCTCGGACTCGGTCGCGTCCGGCCGCTCCTGCGCCAGCGGCAACTCGTCCTCGGAGGCGACCAGCAGGTCGGTGTGGGCCAGCAACGGCCGCAGCGCCGTGCGAGCGCACTCCGCGGTCCACAGCCGAGATCGGTGGTTGACGTCGAGGCATACGGTGATCCCGGATTCGTGAGCTGCCGTGACGGCGGCCAGTGCGGCTTCGGCCGCCGACGGGCCGAGCGCCGGTGTGATGCCGGTCAGATGCAGCACGCGCGTTCCGGGAGTCAGTGCGGGCAGCACGTCGGACGGTGACACGGCCGAGCCCGCGCTGCCCGAGCGGTAGTAACTGACGCGGGTGAGCGTGCCCACGCGGGGCTCGGTCAGCAACAGTCCCGTGGGCCGTCCCGTGTCGTCGGTGACGGCGTGACCGGTGTCGATGTTCTCGGCGCGGAGCGTGCGCAGCACCAGCGCGCCGAGTTCGTCCGCACCGACCCGGCCGACCCAGCGCACCCGGTGTCCGAGCCGGGCCAGGCCGATGGCGACGTTCGATTCGGCGCCCGCTACGGAGAGGCGGAGGTTTCCGCCGAGCCGCAGAGCACTGTCGGCGCGCATCGCCGCCATGGTCTCGCCGAAGGTGACGACGTCGGGGGCCGCCGGTGGCGCCGATGTCGTCACGGTGCCTCCTCCGCTGCTGTCGCCGCGCGGAACACAGCGACGCGGGCGCGGAGTTCGCCGAGGTCGCCGCCGTCGGCCGCGTCCCCGACGAGTGGTGAGCCCACGCCGACGGCTGTCGCGCCCAGTGCCAGATACGCGCGGGCCGCCGCCGCGTCCACGCCGCCGACCGGCACGAATGGCACCTCGGGGAACGGGTCGCGCAGTGCTCGCAGGTAGCCGGGGCCGCCGAGGGAGCCGGGGAAGAGTTTCACCGCACAGGCACCGCGGGCCAGGGCACCTTCGATCTCACTGGGTGTCAGGGCGCCCATGAGTACCGGTACGTCGGGACCGTCACCGGACTGGAGTCCGTCGACGAGAGCCGGGGTGACGAGAAACGACGCGCCGGCGTCCACGGCGCGGGCGGCGTCGGCTGCCGTACGCACGGTTCCGGCACCCACCAGCGCCTTCGGACCGAGCTCGGCGCGTGCCTGCGCGATCACCGACGTGGCGTCCTTGGTCGTCAGCGAGACCTCTACGGCCTCGATGCCCTCCTCGGCGAGGGCCAGTACGGTGCGCAGGGCAGCGGTGGGGTCGGTACCCCGGATGATCGCGAGCAGCCGGTGCGCACGGAGCGATTCCACGAGGTTCATGGGACGGGGACTCTCCTGGGGCGGGGTTTCGGGCAGCCTTGACGACCGGTCGTCCCGGTGCGGGATCACCATTCGGTGAACGAGCCGTCGGCGCGCCGCCAGACGGGGTTGCGCCAGCGGTGGCCGGTCTCGGCGGCGTGGCGTACGGCCTTCTCGTCGATCTCCACGCCCAGTCCCGGACGGGAGGCGGCGACGGCGTGACCGTTCTCGAACTGGAAGGGCGTGGGGTCCATCACGTAGTCCAGCAGGTCGCGCTGCTGGTTGTAGTGGATGCCCAGGCTCTGCTCCTGGATGAGGAAGTTCGGTACGGCGAAGGCGATCTGCAGGCTGGCGGCGAGGGCGATCGGGCCGAGGGGGCAGTGTGGTGCCAGGGCGACGTCGTACGTCTCGGCCATGGCCGCGATGCGGCGGACCTCGGAGATGCCGC
It includes:
- a CDS encoding zinc-dependent alcohol dehydrogenase family protein, producing the protein MRATLLYGAGDVRVENVPDSVIKQPTDALVRVTASCVCGSDLWPYGSMKPEDGPARMGHEFIGVVEETGSQVTTVKRGDLVVAPFAISDNTCQFCREGLHTSCEHGTFWDMEPEEGGQAEAVRVPLADGTLVKLPVAADSALVPSLLTLSDVFGTGYHAAVAGGVDERTRVTVIGDGAVGLLAVLSAKRLGAEQIILMGRHQARTDLGREFGATDVVSARGEEGIEAARELTGGHGTHVVLEAVGGMPAYEQALGIVRPGGVISRVGVPQYEEAPIGFGSLFRHNIRLAGGPAPVRAYIEELMPDILDGTIEPGKVFDATTDLDGVPAGYQDMADRKSLKVLIKP
- a CDS encoding helix-turn-helix transcriptional regulator, whose protein sequence is MDSRNEIKDFLASRRARITPRQAGLPAYGGNRRVPGLRREEVAMLAGMSVDYYVRLERGNLAGVSEAVLDSLARALQLDEAERDHLNDLARAANSTSQRRRRPTQQQTQVPPSVQRILDSMTDAPAFVRNGRLDFLAANRLGYALYAPLFADGRKPPANIARFQFLDPGGREFFGLNWEESMNNTVALLRTEAGRNPHDKGLTDLIGELVTRSEEFRTAWARHNVRLHYSGFKHVHHPVVGDLTLAFDSLQLPAQPSLSLAAMSAEPGSPAEDALKLLASWAATSGEALPDNVLGPRGA
- a CDS encoding carboxymuconolactone decarboxylase family protein, which codes for MAKQTAPQALAAVAPKLVELTDEVLFGDVWERTELSPRDRSLVTVTALAALYRTEQLGFHLKLALDNGLTKEELGEALTHLAFYAGWPTAMTAVTQLKSIAEEAESSAT
- a CDS encoding cupin domain-containing protein — protein: MELLKKQPTAKLPEKWFTGDAWADVLYRGEEPSRTRANAVHFAPGARTAWHSHGLGQTLYIIEGIALIQSRGGTILEAHPGDVIWTPPGEEHWHGAAPDHFMTHIALWETDEVDWLHHVTDDEYGGPHHNAGA
- a CDS encoding SMP-30/gluconolactonase/LRE family protein; translated protein: MASATTRQPTTISVHGGYELAEGGRWVGDRYIYVDILTGRLFELRDGADQGPRQLARLDVPLGAVAPVRNRPGHWIAAAGTGIALIGADGEVEWLDRPEDHNSVPSRMNDGVTDPAGRFWAGSMAYDGTRGAGSLYRTDHDGTVVRVLDGLTVVNGPAFTADGTTLYLADSAAGTVHRFGVDPDTGDLTGPETFLQFGGDEGSPDGMTVDDEGCLWVAVWGGGEVRRYHPDGRLLHTLAVPAPQPTSVCLHPTDFRILITTARHGLTHPTARSGAVLTAPVAARAPETRPWRQG
- a CDS encoding sugar kinase yields the protein MAAMRADSALRLGGNLRLSVAGAESNVAIGLARLGHRVRWVGRVGADELGALVLRTLRAENIDTGHAVTDDTGRPTGLLLTEPRVGTLTRVSYYRSGSAGSAVSPSDVLPALTPGTRVLHLTGITPALGPSAAEAALAAVTAAHESGITVCLDVNHRSRLWTAECARTALRPLLAHTDLLVASEDELPLAQERPDATESEIVRGLLAEGVTEVVIKRGARGATSLTADGTADRAARQVHAVDLVGAGDAFVAGYLSALLEGADLEARLHRAVTTAAFAVATRGDWEGLPTKDELGLFDRPDGTTIR
- a CDS encoding bifunctional 4-hydroxy-2-oxoglutarate aldolase/2-dehydro-3-deoxy-phosphogluconate aldolase; this translates as MNLVESLRAHRLLAIIRGTDPTAALRTVLALAEEGIEAVEVSLTTKDATSVIAQARAELGPKALVGAGTVRTAADAARAVDAGASFLVTPALVDGLQSGDGPDVPVLMGALTPSEIEGALARGACAVKLFPGSLGGPGYLRALRDPFPEVPFVPVGGVDAAAARAYLALGATAVGVGSPLVGDAADGGDLGELRARVAVFRAATAAEEAP